aaaaaatggttaccTCTTTTGCAAATTTGTCCTCACCTTAACTAGGAAGACACTATCGGAGCCTTTTATTTGTAATAACGTAGTCAAAGGCACAAGAGACGGAACTGTGTAAAAAGACCCGGGTTTTGGTAAGTACGGGGAAGAGTGAAGTCATGTGATTCTCCACAATTCCCTTAGACTCTGGTGTAGACACTACGTTGTGCCTCCTTTAGAGCCAAGGACCCTCCCCGGCAGAATGTCAGAAAGGCACGACCTTTGGAGCCTCGCCTCAGTGAGGGTCCATTGTCTCAGTCCGTGGGCCGAGGAtgcctctccccacttcctcccatTTTCAAAGCGAACCGGTGTGTACACGGTGCACAGGGAGTATGCGCCTGAACCTCCGGCTCGGTCCCTCCCATGTGGCTTTCAACTCGATCCTCTCTCCAGTCCTGTCCTCAGGTTTCGTGAATACTTAGGTCGTAAAGACAGTCGAGGTATCTATGAATTTTCGCCTGTATGCTCGGCTCACATGGCGGACACAAACCGATCCGCTCCGCCTGGATAGGCAGCCGCATGGCGAGCGTGGTAGGCGCCTCCACTGCCCCCTCCGAGCTGCCCACCAGGATTGTAGCAGGGCCCCAGGGCTCCGAACTGGCCGGGCGATGTGCGCCCATAGAAGTCCACTGCAGTCTCGACGCCGCCACTGCTGCCACCCGCGGGGGGCGAAGCGGGCCCGGCCAACCGGCCAGCCGCTGCGAAGAGGGCGCTACCGGCCCCTTGCGAGTACGCGCCGTCTGCGCCCGCATAGGCGGCCGCATAGGCGGAAGTGTGGGCAGGTCGGGCGACGGCGCAGCCGGAGGGCTGGTAAGCGGTGGTAGTGGCAGAGGCGCCGGCCGAGGCAAAGGCGCAGGAACCGGAGGGCCCTGACGGCGCGGGGCCCAGTTCTGGGCTGAGCGGCCGCTCAGGCACCAGGCCGAAGACGCGGCATGGGCCTGGGGACGCAGCCGGGTAGTAGACCGGGGGCGGCGCGGCGAGCGACGGCGGGGCATAGCCTGCATAGACAGCGCCCGGGTAAGGCGGGCGCGCATTGGGCACCCCGCCCGGGAAGatggcggcagcggcggcggcggcggcagcagcagcagcggcggccGCGTCGTGCATGTAAGCCGGGTAAGTGGAGAGGTCAGAGCGCTTGAAGCGCTTGCGGCGGCGCAGGAAGCTGCCGCTCTCGAACATGTCCTCGGCGTTGGGGTCGAGTGCCCAGTAGTTGCCTTTGCCCGGGCGGCCGGCCTCGCGCGGGATCTTGAGGAAGCAGTCGTTGAGTGTGAGGTTGTGGCGGATGCTGTTCTGCCACTTTTTGGGGTTGTCGCGGTAGAAGGGGAAACGCTCGGTGATGAACTTGTAGATGCCGCCCAGCGTGAGGCGACGCTCCGGTGCGTGCGCGATGGCCATGGCAATGAGCGCAATATAGCTGTAGGGCGGCTTCCCACGCTGCAGGGGGCGCTTCCGCCGCCGCCCGCCAGCGCCGCGACCCGCGGCCTCTGCCGGGACCCCGGCCCCCGCCTCACCGCGCTCCTCCTTCACGGCCGCCAGCGCCtccggctgcggcggcggcggcggcggtggcggcccGCTCTCCGCCGTCATGGCGCAGCCGTCCCGCGTCCCTGGGGCGTCCCCGCTGCCTGCTGCTGTCGAGGGGCTGGGAGCTGCGGGGCCCGGGACGCAGGGTAACGGGAACCGACGCTGGGGCCCTCTTTAGAAAGCTCAGGGTGTCCTCGCAGCTGGCACCGGGAGCACAGCTTTCGTGGCAGGGGCGCGCAGGAGCTTTGGCGCCCGTAGTTTCCGGGCTGGCTCAGTGCGGACAGAGGCTCAAGAGTGTCCCGCCCACCGACGGCTCTGCTCGTGTTCTGGAGCTCGAAGCCAGGCGCCAGCAGCGACGTTGGGACCCGGACGAGGCTCCTGTCGCGGGCTGAAGGGTCCTTTGCGCGCTGGTGCCAGGAGGTCACGGGGTCTGGAATTGGTCCTGGGCTGGGGCGCCTGCATCAGTTCTGGGCTTCCTGCTGATCTGAGGATAACCGTCGAGGTCCTGAGCGCAGAGGAGGCTGCGGGCACCAAGGTCTGAAACGAGAGCAGTTAGTGCAGGCGTGGGGACACTCTGGTGGGGGCCGCCTAGGCGGCGCCCCTGTGGCCGAGGCCGCCGAAGGCGCGGAGGGCAAGGAGGCGAGGCAAGGCGACGGCGGCGAGGTTGCAGCGCGGGCCAGGCGGGGTGGCCGGCGACTGTTCCTCTCCGCAGGGTTGGCCTCAAGCCGCCAAGACCGCTGGCAAGGCGCTTCCTTGCACACACCCGGACCGGCTCCTCCCTCCGCGGGTTTCTCCTCCTTAAAGGCGCCAGGAAGCTTGGGGCGGTGCCCGTTCCCCGCCCGCCCCCCGACTGCCCGCCCCCTGGGCCTCGGCGCACCTCCCCAGGTAGGAGATGCTGTGGCGGCGCGACGGGTACACCACACGGTCTGAGCGTGGAAGTCCCTTGGAGGTCTCCTGGGCCGGTCCTCTCTGCGCGCCGACGGGGAGACTGAGGTCGGGAGAGGCCAGGAACTGTCTCTGGAGACCTCGGCGCCCGAACTCAGCGCTTCGGGACTTTACCAGCCTCTATAGAAGGCTGGGACCCGCAGGTGAAAGGAAGGGCTCGCCTCACCTTTTTGGGCTGGAGAGGGTGAGAATTGGCTGAGGGGCGCTTGGTTCTTGAGGGTGGGGGACGAGGAAGGGAGAAGATGCTCCAGGTGACTGGCTTCCAAGGTCTTTCAAGGATGATTTATTTTCAAACCCCAACTCAAGGCTGCCCTGGCCATTCCCCATCCAGTCCCTCATCCTTCAGGCAGGATTCCTAGGTCCGATAGAGGAGGTGACTTGCCACGGTTCCACCGCGACTTCGCAGTTTAGCCGAACCTCACACCTGCCTGCGTCTCTGGTGGGAGTGCGTTTCCTCGACATGTACCAGAGGTAGCCACTTTCCCTCGGTGGGTTCCGGGTTCCTCCACTGTACCGAGGTTTTGTATCTCAATTGCTGATATTTAGGGAAAGGCCGCAACACGTCTCCCCCCCGCCCTCCAATCTTTTATCTTTGGGTGGCTCGGGACCCCTCTCTATATGATGTGGAGTGACTCACAGCTTAAAGAGGATGGAGGCTAGGCTTCTGCCTCTCGCAGCAACCTTCTCCTCCAGTTCGCCAAGCCAGGAAGGCTCCAAGTGGCTCCCAAGACCTCCGGGGGCAGCCGAGCAGCCCCTTCCCGCAGCGGGACGGAGGGCTTCGAGAGGTGGGGGCCGGGGTTGGCGGTGCTCTGGGTAGGCGAGTCTCCCGGGGAAGGGGCGGGCAGACGGGACCCGTCCGCTTCGCGGGTGTCCAGTTTCGGAGTTCGTTTCCCGCCAGCTCCCTAAGCCCTGATTCGGCCTCGCTCAAGACCGCCTGCGGCGGCGGCCCCGCAGGTCTGGGTTCGCAGGGACACCCTGGGCCTGTCCCTTCCCGGTCACAAGCCCTAAATTTTCTCCTCTGAGAACTGGGGGCGGGAGAGCATGTGCGGATCTCAGGGGTGGGGCGTTCTGCCCTTAGGATTTCAGGCTCCGGCCGAGACGCAGCTTTCCGCGGGGCTGCGGGTGGAGGGCTGGGCGGAGAGAGCCGCGAGATTGCGGGCGGCGGCCTTCAGGGGCTTTAGTCGCGTTCTTCGTGGAGATGAGCTCCGGGCAGGTTCAGCCCCACCAAGCATTGGGCAACTGCCTTCGGAAGAAAGAGGCAAAGAGTTCAGATCCTCGCTCCGGCGACCCGGGTGTGGAAGCAAATTGAACGGTTTGCATGAAGACCTTCCTCGGCGGATTCATGCTCGAAAGGCGCGAGAGGCTTTTCACTCGCTCAGAAACCTCCCAGCTTCCTTCTTCCAAAGTAACGAAGCTACGAAAATCCAGGTTGCATCCTGTTACgttttttcaaagggaaaaaaaaatgtttaacattttaaccaGATACATTATAGCAATCTTTTAATACTGGAGTTTGTGGTTCTCTGTATTTCCAAGATTCAGATTTCCAAATGTTAAATTTTGGACCACCATCCTAACGTGAATCcataaatcaaacaatgtgattcTGTAGTTCTAAGATTCCAT
This region of Delphinus delphis chromosome 6, mDelDel1.2, whole genome shotgun sequence genomic DNA includes:
- the FOXE1 gene encoding forkhead box protein E1; the protein is MTAESGPPPPPPPPQPEALAAVKEERGEAGAGVPAEAAGRGAGGRRRKRPLQRGKPPYSYIALIAMAIAHAPERRLTLGGIYKFITERFPFYRDNPKKWQNSIRHNLTLNDCFLKIPREAGRPGKGNYWALDPNAEDMFESGSFLRRRKRFKRSDLSTYPAYMHDAAAAAAAAAAAAAAAIFPGGVPNARPPYPGAVYAGYAPPSLAAPPPVYYPAASPGPCRVFGLVPERPLSPELGPAPSGPSGSCAFASAGASATTTAYQPSGCAVARPAHTSAYAAAYAGADGAYSQGAGSALFAAAGRLAGPASPPAGGSSGGVETAVDFYGRTSPGQFGALGPCYNPGGQLGGGSGGAYHARHAAAYPGGADRFVSAM